A window of Mangifera indica cultivar Alphonso chromosome 11, CATAS_Mindica_2.1, whole genome shotgun sequence contains these coding sequences:
- the LOC123229048 gene encoding probable pectin methylesterase CGR2 isoform X1 produces MSRRVTNSTRRYGDSGTGGVLASSKSRSSPCSLIGLIIVGAMIIMVYLYSGSGNSGRIKEHVNKVEGDYSCTIEVQQAIPILKKAYGDSMHRVLHVGPDTCSVVSRLLKDEETEAWGVEPYDIEDADGICRGLVRKGLVRVADVKFSLPYRPKSFSVAIVSDALDYLSLRYLNNTLPDLARVSAEGIIIFTGYPGRQRSKVAEVSKFGKTAKLRSSSWWVRYFAQNGLEEDVAAARKFEKAATKSSYNPNCQIFHLKSFH; encoded by the exons ATGTCACGAAGGGTGACGAATTCAACTCGACGATACGGAGACAGTGGAACTGGTGGTGTACTGGCTTCTTCTAAATCGCGTTCTTCTCCATGTTCATTAATCGGACTAATTATAGTG GGCGCAATGATAATTATGGTTTATTTGTACAGTGGGTCAG GCAATAGTGGCAGGATTAAAGAACATGTAAATAAGGTTGAAG GTGATTACTCATGCACAATAGAGGTTCAGCAAGCAATTCCAATTTTGAAGAAAGCGTATGGTGATAGCATGCACAGAGTTCTGCATGTTGGTCCTGATACATGTTCAGTGGTTTCTAGATTGTTAAAAGATGAGGAAACTGAAGCCTGGGGTGTGGAACCATATGATATAGAGGATGCTGATGGCATCTGCAGAGGACTAGTGCGTAAAGGCCTTGTACGTGTGGCTGATGTCAAGTTTTCTCTTCCATACAGGCCAAAATCCTTTTCTGTTGCAATTGTCTCAGATGCATTGGATTACTTGTCTCTGAGATACCTTAACAATACGCTTCCAGATCTGGCAAGGGTCTCTGCTGAGggtattatcatatttacag GTTATCCAGGTCGGCAGAGATCTAAGGTCGCAGAGGTGTCCAAATTTGGGAAGACG GCAAAATTGAGGAGCTCTTCTTGGTGGGTACGTTACTTTGCCCAGAACGGCTTAGAAGAAGATGTAGCTGCAGCTAGGAAATTTGAGAAGGCTGCTACAAAGAGTTCATACAACCCGAATTGCCAAATTTTCCACCTGAAGTCATTCCACTAA
- the LOC123229048 gene encoding probable pectin methylesterase CGR3 isoform X3, whose translation MFINRTNYSGNSGRIKEHVNKVEGDYSCTIEVQQAIPILKKAYGDSMHRVLHVGPDTCSVVSRLLKDEETEAWGVEPYDIEDADGICRGLVRKGLVRVADVKFSLPYRPKSFSVAIVSDALDYLSLRYLNNTLPDLARVSAEGIIIFTGYPGRQRSKVAEVSKFGKTAKLRSSSWWVRYFAQNGLEEDVAAARKFEKAATKSSYNPNCQIFHLKSFH comes from the exons ATGTTCATTAATCGGACTAATTATAGTG GCAATAGTGGCAGGATTAAAGAACATGTAAATAAGGTTGAAG GTGATTACTCATGCACAATAGAGGTTCAGCAAGCAATTCCAATTTTGAAGAAAGCGTATGGTGATAGCATGCACAGAGTTCTGCATGTTGGTCCTGATACATGTTCAGTGGTTTCTAGATTGTTAAAAGATGAGGAAACTGAAGCCTGGGGTGTGGAACCATATGATATAGAGGATGCTGATGGCATCTGCAGAGGACTAGTGCGTAAAGGCCTTGTACGTGTGGCTGATGTCAAGTTTTCTCTTCCATACAGGCCAAAATCCTTTTCTGTTGCAATTGTCTCAGATGCATTGGATTACTTGTCTCTGAGATACCTTAACAATACGCTTCCAGATCTGGCAAGGGTCTCTGCTGAGggtattatcatatttacag GTTATCCAGGTCGGCAGAGATCTAAGGTCGCAGAGGTGTCCAAATTTGGGAAGACG GCAAAATTGAGGAGCTCTTCTTGGTGGGTACGTTACTTTGCCCAGAACGGCTTAGAAGAAGATGTAGCTGCAGCTAGGAAATTTGAGAAGGCTGCTACAAAGAGTTCATACAACCCGAATTGCCAAATTTTCCACCTGAAGTCATTCCACTAA
- the LOC123229048 gene encoding probable pectin methylesterase CGR2 isoform X2: MSRRVTNSTRRYGDSGTGGVLASSKSRSSPCSLIGLIIVGAMIIMVYLYSGSGDYSCTIEVQQAIPILKKAYGDSMHRVLHVGPDTCSVVSRLLKDEETEAWGVEPYDIEDADGICRGLVRKGLVRVADVKFSLPYRPKSFSVAIVSDALDYLSLRYLNNTLPDLARVSAEGIIIFTGYPGRQRSKVAEVSKFGKTAKLRSSSWWVRYFAQNGLEEDVAAARKFEKAATKSSYNPNCQIFHLKSFH, translated from the exons ATGTCACGAAGGGTGACGAATTCAACTCGACGATACGGAGACAGTGGAACTGGTGGTGTACTGGCTTCTTCTAAATCGCGTTCTTCTCCATGTTCATTAATCGGACTAATTATAGTG GGCGCAATGATAATTATGGTTTATTTGTACAGTGGGTCAG GTGATTACTCATGCACAATAGAGGTTCAGCAAGCAATTCCAATTTTGAAGAAAGCGTATGGTGATAGCATGCACAGAGTTCTGCATGTTGGTCCTGATACATGTTCAGTGGTTTCTAGATTGTTAAAAGATGAGGAAACTGAAGCCTGGGGTGTGGAACCATATGATATAGAGGATGCTGATGGCATCTGCAGAGGACTAGTGCGTAAAGGCCTTGTACGTGTGGCTGATGTCAAGTTTTCTCTTCCATACAGGCCAAAATCCTTTTCTGTTGCAATTGTCTCAGATGCATTGGATTACTTGTCTCTGAGATACCTTAACAATACGCTTCCAGATCTGGCAAGGGTCTCTGCTGAGggtattatcatatttacag GTTATCCAGGTCGGCAGAGATCTAAGGTCGCAGAGGTGTCCAAATTTGGGAAGACG GCAAAATTGAGGAGCTCTTCTTGGTGGGTACGTTACTTTGCCCAGAACGGCTTAGAAGAAGATGTAGCTGCAGCTAGGAAATTTGAGAAGGCTGCTACAAAGAGTTCATACAACCCGAATTGCCAAATTTTCCACCTGAAGTCATTCCACTAA